The nucleotide sequence GCAGCAGCTCGAGGGCCTCATGGGCGAAACCGACAGCGGTGATCTCGATATCCTCGTCACCGATCAGGCGCGCAATGCTGTCGCGTTGTAAGTCATCGTCCTCCACCAGCAATACACGCTTGACCTTCTGCGTGAGTTTGGCCTCCAGGCGCGCAAACACGTCCTTGAGCTCTTCGCGGGTGGTGGGCTTTACCGCGTAACCGATGGCGCCCATGTGCATGGCCGCTTCGACGCGGTCCTCGACAGAGATCACATGCACCGGAATATGGCGGGTACCGGCGTGCTCCTTGAGACGCTGCAACACCGTCAAGCCGGAATGGTCCGGCAGCCGCATGTCCAGCAGGATCGCATCGGGAGTGTATTGCTCCGCGAGGTTGTAGCCTTCATCCGCGCCATGGGCCACCAGACAGTGGTAGCCCAGTTCATGCGCCAGATCGAAGAGAATGCGTGCGAAGTTGGGTTCATCTTCCACCACTAGAATACAGCGGGTGGTGAACGGCGCCTTGTCGCGGTCATCGGCAAAGCGCGGAATCTGCGGTTCGTCGACCACAGACAATGGCGAGACCCGGGGCGGTGAAGGAGCCGGCGCGACGGGCAATGGATTGCGTACCGGCTCGACCGCGGCCGCGTCCTCGTCCCGCTCTACATACTGCTCCGGTAGCACCAGGGTAAAGGTACTGCCCTGCCCCGGTTGGCTGGCGACGTTAATGTAGCCTCCCAACAGTGCTGCCAAGTCACGGGAAATCGACAAACCCAGGCCCGTGCCGCCGTAACGCCGATTGGTGGTGCCATCCGCCTGCCGGAAGGCCTCGAAGATGCTTTCCTGCTGATCCGGGGCAATGCCGATGCCGGAATCACGCACCATGAACGCAATGCCCTCCCCCGGCTGGCGGGTAGCGGTAAGGCTGACCTGACCTTTTTCGGTGAACTTGATCGCGTTGGACAGCAGGTTCTTGAGAATCTGCTCCAGGCGCTGCCGGTCGGTAAACAACATCGGTGGCGTACCTTCCTCCACTGTCAACGTGAACGCCAACTGCCGGTCGGCAGCGAGCGGTTCAAACATCCCGCGCAAGCCGTCTATCAAGCGCGGCACGCTGGTGTTTTCCGGACGCACTTCCAGCTTGCCAGCCTCGACCTTGGAGATATCGAGGATGTCATTGATCAGGTTGAGCAAGTCGTTACCCGCCGAGTAGATCGACTCGGCAAACTTGACCTGTTCGGCACTGAGGTTTTCCTGAGGGTTCTCCGCCAACAATTTGGCCAGGATCAACGAGCTATTGAGCGGGGTGCGCAGTTCGTGGGACATGTTGGCGAGGAATTCGGATTTGTACTTGCTGGAGCGTACTAACTCGTCAGCGCGCTCTTCCAGCTCTATCTGCACACGATTGAGTTCAACGTTCTTATGATCCATGGCGTCGCGCTGATCGGCCAGCGTCTGGGCTTGTTCGGCCAGTTGCTCGTTGGTCTGCTCAAGTTCTGCCTGTTGGGTTTCCAGGTGAGCCTGGGACTCCTTGAGAATACGCGACTGCTCTTCCAGCTCTTCGTTGGCTGTGCGGAGTTCTTCTTGCTGCACCTGCAGCTCTTCGTTGAGCTGCTGGGTTTCGGCCAGCACTTCCTGCAGACGCTGGCGATAGCGCGCGGCTTCGATGGAGGTGCCGATATTGTCGGCAATCAACTCCAGCAACTCCACGTCACGCTCGTCCAATGGGCGCAGAAAACCCAGTTCGACCACGCCATTCACCCGGTCGTCATCACTCGTGGGTACGACCAGCACACTGCGGGCGGGGCCTTCGCCCAGGCCGGAACTGACCTTGAAGTAACCCACAGGCACATCATCCAGGCGAATCAGGCGATCTTGCTGCGCCGACTGCCCGACCAGGCCTTCATCGCTGTAGATCGACTGCTCCTGCTGTTCCTGCTCCCGAGAAAAGCCGTAAGTAGCCACGCGCCGAAGGCCGCCATGCTCCTCGCGCACGTAGACCGCGCCAACCACCGCCCCCATGTATTGGGCGAAGAACTGCAAAATTTTGCGGCCCAGCAGGTTGAGGGACGGCTGGCCCAGCACCTGCTCGGCCAGTTCGGTCTGGCCATTGCGCAGCCAGGCTTGCTGCTCCAGGCGTTTGGCGGTCCTTTGTTGCGACGCGAGGGTGGCGCTGTAATCGGCAGACAACGTCACAAGGTTTTTTCTACCCATATAAGCAAGAAAGCCACTCAGGCCGAGCACGAACAGCAGGTAGAGCGAAACACTGACGACTGTGGTTTGGGTGACTTCCTTATTGCGGGTAATCCGGAACTGCTGTTCAACCGCAACCGCTTGCGCGTATTCCTTGCGAACCTCGTCAGTCAGGCGCTTGCCTCGCCCGGCCTGCACCGCGCCACGATAATCACCGTTCTCGCGGCGCAGCCTGATCATCTCCTGGGCATAGCCATTCCACTCAACTTGCATCGCTTCCAGTCGCTTGAGGCGATCGATCTGCTGCGGATTATCCGCCACCAGTTCCTGCAGACCACGCAGCTCGGCGACGATGCGCGGCTTGGCCACCTCGTAGGGGTCAAGGAAGTGCTCATCGCCCGTGATCAGATAACCACGCATGCCCGTTTCCAGATCAATAGTCAGCTTTGCGGTTTCATTCAGGTTATTGATCACCCGGTCGGTGTGTTCAACCCATTGGATTACAGACAACAGATAGGTGATCAGGGAGACGAAAAACACTGCACTGAGAACACCAACGCCCAACGGCAACGTGACGTTGCGGCTCAGGAGCTTACGGAAATTGTTCTCATTGACTGACGACGCAGGAGTCATGGTCATGCCTTGGCCAAGTGCGGAAAAACCGGAAGTTTGCCCCAAAGTCGAGGACAAGGGCTACGTTTGTGTGGTTTCTCACTCAAACACTGCACAGCTGTCCACGCAACCGGCCACACGCAACACAAGCCATACCTCGCAAATCATGGCCAGACGGGACATTCACGCGGGTAACCGTCACAATGGCCCCCTGTTCGGGAACTTGCCGTGATTGACATGACTCACTAGAGAAAGGTCCTTCAACTGCTCAAGGCCTGCATCTCTATTTCTCGGGAACCCCAGTTATGTCCGAAGCTTCCTCCACCATCCTTGTAGTCGAAGACGACGACATCGTGCGTATGTTGATCGTCGATGTCCTCGAAGAACTGGAGTTCAAGGTGATTGAAGCCGCTGATGCCGAGGAAGCCCTTACGCTCGTCAACAATAACGAGCAGATTATCGACCTGATGATGACCGACGTCGGCCTGCCATACATGGACGGCAAGCAACTGGCGGCCAAGGTACGGGAGTTACGCCCGACCTTGCCGATACTGTTTGCCAGCGGCTATGCAGAAAACATTGATGTGCCCGAAGGCATGTATGTCATTGGCAAGCCGTTTTCGATCGATCAGTTGCGCGACAAGATCAAAGCCGTTTTCACCGCACCCTGAGTTTGCCACCCCCGGCTACTTGTCCTTGAGCTTCAAATACGACTGATGCAAATCCTGCGCCCAACCGTCGATGACGTTTTTCACATCGTCGGTTTGCATGACTTGGGTATCGTTTTGCAACGGCTTGCCCGTGCCTTTGCGTACCACTTGGGCAATCACTTTGTTGCCGTCAAGGAACTGGGCTTCGGTGCCAAGGGTGGTTTCCTGATCGCGAATCCCGGTGCCGGTACTGACCGCCGCCGCCACCAGCGCCACGGGAATCAACTCGTAAGGCTTGAGGCCCTCGGTTTTGCTACTGACCGCGGTGATCGCCGCACGCACCACAATCACCCCCGGCCCCGGTCCCTCGGCGAGCGGCAGCGACTTGACCAGCTCACGCTTGAGCGCCTGGTTGTAATAGCTATTGATGCCTTGCAGCGTGCTTTCGGGGATTTTGCTAGTGGCTTGAGGTGTGGGAAAAAACTGGGTGGGCTCAATGTACACCGACGTGTAGCGGTTGAGATTCAGATTGGGATCAATCCAGCGCATCACGTCCACACCCGACGGCGATTTGGCTTCCTTCAAGCGGCTGTAATCCACGAGAAACCCGGAGTATTCATCCGGTTGCGTGACGTTGCTGCTACACCCCATCACGCCGATCGAGGCGATGCAGAGCGCGCTGATCATTAGCCCTGGCTTCATCATGGAACTCCTGGCAGTTATTTTTCGGAACATTGAGCTGTAGGTATAGCCAATTCTGGAAAAATAGCGCCATCGGCGTGCACGAAGAAATGCTCATGTGGGGGCAAGCCTCCACATGAGCAACCGGTTCATCCTCGTTCGCGGGGGATCAAGCCCTGCAACTGCAAGGCCAGGAAGTTGGCATCGAAGGCGAAGGTATCCGGATCTTTCAGGCCGTTGGTCTTCTTCCACAGCCAGTCGTTTTGACCCGGCGGCAGCACCAGGGAAATGCTCCCGTAGCGGGCAGCGGTCAAGCCGATCACCGCCAACGAAATCAGGCCGCCAGCGCCCATCACGTCCGGCACGAACTCCACCGGTTTGCCAGCGATGTTGATGGTCAGTTTCTCGGTCTTGAAGGTCGAGGTCTCCACCGCAACACTCGGGCCGAAGGCCACATAGGCCTCCCGGTGGACTTCCAGCAGGCCGACACTTTTGACCGGTTCCAGCCACTGCCCGATCTGACCGAACAGCTCAGTGATTTTCTGCGTCCAATGTGCGGACTGCACCTCGAACTGCTGCCGCTTGTGCGCTTCGCTGTCGGCGTAATGACGAAGCATCTCGCCCAATTGCTGTACATCGTTCATTGCGGTGCTCCTCGGGTGAAACAGACTGCGAACAATGATCATGGCAGATACCGCATCGCTGCGTATGACTAACACCCGAGTCTTGGGTAAGGTGTGCCCTCGCCCACTTGCTTCAGGAGCACCGCATGCGCACCATCGGCCTTATCGGCGGAATGAGCTGGGAGTCCAGTGCAGAGTATTACCGGATGATCAACCAACAGGTCCGTGACCAACTCGGACCGCTGCGTTCGGCACCGTTATTGATGTACAGCGTGGATTTCGGCCCGGTGGAACAGGCTCAGCATGCCGGACGCTGGGATGAGGCGGCACTGATCCTGGAAGACGCCGCGCGCCGACTGCAGGCGGGCGGCGCCGAATGCATCGTGTTGTGTACCAATACCATGCACCGAGTGGCACCGAAGATCGAAGCCGCTGTTTCGATTCCGTTCCTGCACATTGCCGACGCGGCAGGCGCGGCGGCTGTCGAGGCGAATACCTTGACCGTTGGCTTATTGGGCACGGCGTTTACCATGGAGCAGGATTTCATCAAGACACGCCTGGCCGCACAGGGCCTGACCGTGCTGGTACCTGACGCACAGGAACGCCAAGCCGTACACC is from Pseudomonas mucidolens and encodes:
- a CDS encoding response regulator; the protein is MTPASSVNENNFRKLLSRNVTLPLGVGVLSAVFFVSLITYLLSVIQWVEHTDRVINNLNETAKLTIDLETGMRGYLITGDEHFLDPYEVAKPRIVAELRGLQELVADNPQQIDRLKRLEAMQVEWNGYAQEMIRLRRENGDYRGAVQAGRGKRLTDEVRKEYAQAVAVEQQFRITRNKEVTQTTVVSVSLYLLFVLGLSGFLAYMGRKNLVTLSADYSATLASQQRTAKRLEQQAWLRNGQTELAEQVLGQPSLNLLGRKILQFFAQYMGAVVGAVYVREEHGGLRRVATYGFSREQEQQEQSIYSDEGLVGQSAQQDRLIRLDDVPVGYFKVSSGLGEGPARSVLVVPTSDDDRVNGVVELGFLRPLDERDVELLELIADNIGTSIEAARYRQRLQEVLAETQQLNEELQVQQEELRTANEELEEQSRILKESQAHLETQQAELEQTNEQLAEQAQTLADQRDAMDHKNVELNRVQIELEERADELVRSSKYKSEFLANMSHELRTPLNSSLILAKLLAENPQENLSAEQVKFAESIYSAGNDLLNLINDILDISKVEAGKLEVRPENTSVPRLIDGLRGMFEPLAADRQLAFTLTVEEGTPPMLFTDRQRLEQILKNLLSNAIKFTEKGQVSLTATRQPGEGIAFMVRDSGIGIAPDQQESIFEAFRQADGTTNRRYGGTGLGLSISRDLAALLGGYINVASQPGQGSTFTLVLPEQYVERDEDAAAVEPVRNPLPVAPAPSPPRVSPLSVVDEPQIPRFADDRDKAPFTTRCILVVEDEPNFARILFDLAHELGYHCLVAHGADEGYNLAEQYTPDAILLDMRLPDHSGLTVLQRLKEHAGTRHIPVHVISVEDRVEAAMHMGAIGYAVKPTTREELKDVFARLEAKLTQKVKRVLLVEDDDLQRDSIARLIGDEDIEITAVGFAHEALELLRTTVYDCMIIDLKLPDMLGNELLKRMATEDICSFPPVIVYTGRNLTRDEEAELRKYSRSIIIKGARSPERLLDEVTLFLHKVESQLSHERQKMLKTARSRDKVFEGRKILLVDDDVRNIFALTSALEQKGALVVIGRNGREAIDKLNEVDDIDLVLMDVMMPEMDGYEATALIRQDPRWRKLPIIAVTAKAMKDDQERCLQAGSNDYLAKPIDLDRLFSLIRVWLPKMERI
- a CDS encoding aspartate/glutamate racemase family protein, producing MRTIGLIGGMSWESSAEYYRMINQQVRDQLGPLRSAPLLMYSVDFGPVEQAQHAGRWDEAALILEDAARRLQAGGAECIVLCTNTMHRVAPKIEAAVSIPFLHIADAAGAAAVEANTLTVGLLGTAFTMEQDFIKTRLAAQGLTVLVPDAQERQAVHRIIYEELCVGVISNASRQVYQQVIRSLAARGAQAVILGCTEIGLLIKPEHSDLPLLDTTELHAQAAVAFALGR
- a CDS encoding response regulator, translated to MSEASSTILVVEDDDIVRMLIVDVLEELEFKVIEAADAEEALTLVNNNEQIIDLMMTDVGLPYMDGKQLAAKVRELRPTLPILFASGYAENIDVPEGMYVIGKPFSIDQLRDKIKAVFTAP
- a CDS encoding DUF3313 domain-containing protein yields the protein MKPGLMISALCIASIGVMGCSSNVTQPDEYSGFLVDYSRLKEAKSPSGVDVMRWIDPNLNLNRYTSVYIEPTQFFPTPQATSKIPESTLQGINSYYNQALKRELVKSLPLAEGPGPGVIVVRAAITAVSSKTEGLKPYELIPVALVAAAVSTGTGIRDQETTLGTEAQFLDGNKVIAQVVRKGTGKPLQNDTQVMQTDDVKNVIDGWAQDLHQSYLKLKDK